Proteins found in one Streptococcus iniae genomic segment:
- the sstT gene encoding serine/threonine transporter SstT, with the protein MKNVILSWKKMSLIKRIIIGIITGILLALFFPQLKAISLLGKLFVGALKAIAPLLVLTLVVQAISHHKKGRETNMKLILVLYLMGTFSAALVAVLASYVKPLTLKLQDTGGDGIAPPGGLSEIFQNLLLNLVDNPINALVNANYLGILFWAMVFGLALQASSPEIKKVIKAASDATSQAVVWVINCAPFGIMGLVFATIAENGLGVLSDYAILILVLVTSMLTVALVVNPLIGLLVMHKNPYPLVLTCLRESGMTAFFTRSSAANIPVNMQLCEKLGLDKDTYSVSIPLGATINMAGAAITINILTLAAANTFDVKVSFLSTILLSIIASLSACGASGVAGGSLLLIPVACSLFGIPNDLAMQVVGVGFIIGVVQDSCETALNSSTDVYLTAVAENAFWKKK; encoded by the coding sequence ATGAAAAATGTCATATTAAGTTGGAAAAAGATGAGCCTGATTAAGAGGATTATCATTGGTATTATTACAGGTATATTATTGGCTCTATTTTTCCCACAACTAAAAGCAATTAGTCTTTTAGGAAAGCTCTTTGTTGGTGCATTAAAAGCTATTGCCCCTTTACTTGTTTTAACCTTGGTTGTGCAAGCTATTTCCCATCATAAAAAGGGCCGTGAAACCAATATGAAATTAATTTTGGTGCTCTATCTCATGGGAACTTTTTCGGCTGCTTTAGTAGCAGTTTTAGCAAGTTATGTTAAACCTTTGACGCTCAAGTTACAAGATACAGGTGGTGACGGGATCGCACCTCCAGGAGGCTTGTCAGAAATTTTCCAAAATTTATTGTTAAATTTGGTTGATAATCCAATTAACGCCCTGGTGAATGCCAATTATTTGGGAATTTTATTTTGGGCTATGGTTTTTGGCTTAGCCCTTCAAGCCTCTTCACCTGAAATCAAAAAAGTTATCAAAGCGGCATCAGATGCCACTTCGCAGGCTGTGGTTTGGGTAATCAATTGTGCTCCATTTGGTATTATGGGACTTGTCTTTGCAACTATTGCAGAGAATGGATTGGGTGTGTTGTCAGATTATGCTATTTTAATCTTAGTATTAGTGACAAGTATGCTAACTGTTGCGCTTGTTGTCAATCCTCTTATAGGACTTCTTGTTATGCATAAAAACCCATATCCGTTAGTTCTTACTTGCTTGCGTGAATCTGGTATGACTGCTTTTTTCACTCGCTCTTCAGCTGCCAATATTCCAGTAAATATGCAATTGTGTGAAAAACTTGGTTTAGATAAAGATACTTATTCGGTATCTATTCCACTTGGAGCAACTATTAATATGGCAGGAGCAGCAATTACTATCAATATTTTAACATTAGCTGCAGCTAATACCTTTGATGTTAAAGTTAGTTTTTTATCAACCATTTTACTTTCTATTATTGCTTCACTTTCTGCCTGTGGGGCATCTGGTGTTGCTGGCGGGTCATTACTTTTAATTCCTGTGGCTTGTAGTTTATTTGGTATTCCAAATGATTTAGCCATGCAAGTGGTTGGGGTTGGTTTTATCATTGGTGTTGTCCAAGATTCTTGTGAGACTGCTTTGAACTCATCAACAGATGTCTACCTAACGGCTGTTGCTGAAAATGCATTTTGGAAGAAAAAATAA
- the ktrA gene encoding potassium uptake transporter gating subunit KtrA, with amino-acid sequence MLKRKTIGVLGLGIFGRTVARQLSQFDQDVIAIDTRESHVNEVADLVTKAAVGDMTDRDFLLAVGIEQCDTVVIATGNNLEASVLAIMHCKKLGVPAIVAKAKNKIHEEVLYGIGATNVITPERDSGKRVASNILKHHIESIIYLEHGISMINFKIPTTWIGKTLSELDVRQKYELNVIGTRPEKESTLVPNVNPFEPLKSETIIVAICNNHTFEKFDYLGYLK; translated from the coding sequence ATGTTAAAACGTAAAACAATTGGAGTCCTTGGATTAGGAATTTTTGGTCGAACAGTGGCTCGCCAATTAAGTCAGTTTGATCAAGATGTTATTGCCATTGACACCAGAGAAAGCCATGTTAATGAAGTTGCAGACTTGGTAACGAAGGCTGCTGTTGGTGATATGACCGATCGTGATTTCTTGTTAGCTGTGGGTATCGAACAATGCGATACCGTTGTTATTGCAACAGGTAACAATTTAGAAGCTTCCGTTCTTGCCATCATGCATTGTAAGAAATTAGGTGTCCCAGCTATTGTAGCCAAGGCTAAAAATAAAATTCATGAAGAAGTATTATATGGTATTGGAGCAACCAACGTGATCACACCCGAGCGAGATTCTGGAAAACGAGTTGCTTCAAATATCCTTAAACACCACATTGAAAGTATCATCTATCTAGAACACGGCATTTCAATGATCAACTTTAAAATCCCAACCACTTGGATCGGGAAAACCTTGTCTGAATTAGATGTGCGTCAAAAATACGAGTTAAACGTTATTGGAACACGTCCAGAAAAAGAATCAACATTAGTACCAAATGTTAATCCTTTTGAACCCCTAAAAAGCGAAACAATTATTGTTGCCATTTGCAATAACCACACCTTTGAAAAATTTGATTACTTAGGTTATCTTAAATAA
- the htpX gene encoding zinc metalloprotease HtpX — protein sequence MLFEQIARNKRRTLVLLIAFFVLLAVIGAASGYLLVNSYQLGIAMALIIGAIYAFSMIFQSTQVVMRMNNAREISVDDAPEYFHIVEDMAMVAQIPMPKVYIIEDSSLNAFATGSSPEKAAVAATTGLLNLMNREELEGVIGHEVSHIRNYDIRLSTIAVALASAITMISSIGGRMMWYGGGRRRSDNNRDSGGLEIIFLVLSLLSIILAPLVASLVQLAISRQREFLADASSVALTRNPEGMIRALEKLENSKPMEQAVDDASAALYINEPRKKADISALFSTHPPIAERIERLRMM from the coding sequence ATGCTTTTTGAACAAATTGCACGAAACAAGCGCAGAACACTTGTTTTACTAATTGCTTTTTTTGTCTTATTAGCTGTTATTGGAGCTGCATCAGGCTATTTGTTGGTTAATAGCTATCAATTAGGCATTGCTATGGCATTGATTATTGGTGCCATCTATGCGTTTAGTATGATTTTTCAGTCAACTCAAGTTGTAATGAGAATGAACAATGCCAGAGAAATTAGTGTTGATGATGCTCCAGAATATTTTCATATTGTTGAAGATATGGCTATGGTTGCCCAAATCCCGATGCCAAAAGTCTATATTATTGAAGATTCATCACTCAATGCATTTGCTACAGGATCAAGTCCAGAAAAGGCTGCTGTTGCAGCAACGACTGGCTTGTTAAATCTGATGAATAGAGAAGAATTAGAGGGTGTTATTGGTCACGAAGTCAGTCACATTAGAAATTATGACATTAGACTGTCAACAATAGCAGTTGCTTTAGCTAGTGCAATAACAATGATTTCAAGTATTGGTGGTCGCATGATGTGGTATGGTGGGGGAAGACGCCGAAGTGATAACAATCGCGATAGTGGTGGCTTAGAGATTATTTTTCTAGTTTTATCCCTTCTATCTATTATCTTAGCTCCCTTGGTTGCGTCTTTGGTTCAATTAGCGATATCTCGCCAACGTGAATTTTTAGCAGATGCCAGTTCGGTTGCTTTAACACGAAATCCAGAAGGGATGATTCGTGCTTTAGAAAAATTAGAAAACTCCAAACCAATGGAGCAAGCAGTTGATGATGCTAGTGCAGCTCTATACATTAATGAACCTCGGAAGAAAGCTGATATTTCTGCTTTATTTTCAACACATCCACCGATTGCAGAGCGAATTGAAAGATTACGAATGATGTAA
- the ktrB gene encoding potassium uptake transporter channel subunit KtrB, producing the protein MRTWSVTQRLTLSFALVIFIGSILLSLPFSQYPNGPDSTFLDHLFNVVSMVCVTGLSVLPISEAYNGFGQSISIILMQIGGLGLITLIAISTFALKRKMDFAGHTLLQSALNKEDSKGLKDYLFFAYKVTFCIEFIGFVLIATDFVPRFGWKNGLFNSLFLTVSGFCNAGFDNFGSSSLKDFVLNPTINFVIIALIISGGIGFAVWSDIADNVKRVAIEKPRWHGNFYRKLSNQTKLVLQTTAVILVIGTLISWFLEKDNPKTIANYSLFQQLMVSFFQTVTMRTAGFATISYNDSLAPTNLLYMIQMIIGGAPGGTAGGVKVTTVAILFLLFKSELSGQTEVTFRNRIIASKTIKQTMTVLIFFFSILISGYILLLSFEPHLDPVALLFEAISAIDTVGVSMDITPQLSTAGRIVIMFLMFIGRVGPITVLISLIQRKEKTVHYATTNILVG; encoded by the coding sequence ATGAGAACTTGGTCAGTAACGCAACGACTGACACTCAGCTTTGCACTTGTCATTTTTATTGGTAGTATTTTACTCTCACTACCCTTTTCACAGTATCCAAATGGTCCTGACTCCACTTTCCTTGATCACCTTTTTAACGTGGTTTCAATGGTTTGTGTGACTGGATTGTCTGTTCTTCCTATTTCTGAAGCCTATAACGGCTTTGGTCAAAGCATCTCCATTATCTTGATGCAAATCGGTGGACTGGGCTTAATCACTTTAATTGCAATCAGCACCTTTGCTCTAAAACGAAAAATGGATTTTGCTGGTCATACCCTATTACAGTCCGCTTTAAATAAAGAAGATAGCAAGGGCTTAAAAGATTATCTTTTTTTCGCTTATAAAGTGACCTTTTGTATTGAATTTATTGGCTTTGTACTCATTGCCACTGATTTTGTCCCTCGTTTCGGATGGAAAAATGGTCTATTTAATAGTTTATTTCTAACCGTTTCAGGATTTTGTAATGCTGGTTTTGATAATTTCGGCTCATCAAGTCTCAAGGACTTTGTTCTTAATCCAACCATCAATTTTGTTATTATTGCCCTAATCATTTCTGGTGGTATTGGTTTTGCTGTCTGGAGCGATATTGCTGATAATGTCAAACGTGTTGCTATTGAAAAACCTCGTTGGCATGGCAACTTTTACCGTAAACTTTCCAATCAGACCAAACTGGTTTTACAAACAACAGCCGTTATTTTAGTAATTGGGACCTTAATTTCTTGGTTTTTAGAAAAAGATAATCCTAAAACGATTGCCAACTATTCTCTTTTCCAGCAACTGATGGTTAGTTTTTTCCAAACCGTTACCATGCGTACTGCTGGATTTGCCACAATTTCTTACAATGATTCGCTAGCGCCAACAAACCTCTTGTATATGATTCAAATGATTATTGGAGGAGCGCCTGGTGGTACCGCAGGTGGTGTGAAAGTAACAACGGTTGCTATTCTCTTTTTACTCTTTAAATCCGAATTATCTGGTCAAACGGAAGTTACCTTCAGAAATCGTATTATTGCAAGTAAAACCATCAAACAAACCATGACTGTTCTGATTTTCTTCTTTTCTATTTTGATTTCAGGTTACATTTTATTATTAAGTTTTGAACCTCATTTAGATCCTGTTGCACTACTCTTTGAAGCTATTTCAGCTATTGACACAGTAGGTGTTAGCATGGATATTACCCCACAATTATCAACTGCTGGACGTATTGTTATCATGTTTCTGATGTTTATTGGACGAGTTGGTCCAATTACTGTTTTAATCAGTCTCATCCAACGTAAAGAAAAAACAGTCCACTATGCAACAACAAATATTTTAGTAGGTTAA
- the brnQ gene encoding branched-chain amino acid transport system II carrier protein — MKEKNRYIVIGFMLFALFFGAANLIYPAFLGLYSGKNLLWSILGFCLTGVSLPLLGVIAISTSGAEDVNELARPISKGYALAYSAVLYLSIGPFFAIPRTGATSYAVGIAPILGNHFEIKALYAILFFGLSYFLAIRPSKLAENIGKFLTPTLLLVIGLLIIVSYIHPAGDLGSAYNSGEGINNAFKDFPFMAGLIQGYGTMDALGSLVFSILVIEATKQFGATTKKEINKTTLISGLIAILLLAFVYIFIGRIGATSQSLFTFSNGLFTWNNDPVNGGQLLSHASYFYLGRLGQTCLAIVIFLACLTTSTGLITASADFFHKLIPKVSHIMWASMFTLVSAFFYFGGLDVIIKWSAPVLFLLYPLTIALIALVLGQKCYNNHHSVYKSTIILTAIPAVYDALSTLSMMTKLFVLPHFLDHFFKDLVPLGQFSLGWISFAIMGFLIGLIRLKLKK; from the coding sequence ATGAAAGAAAAAAACAGATATATCGTCATTGGCTTTATGCTTTTTGCACTTTTTTTTGGTGCCGCAAATCTCATTTATCCTGCATTTTTAGGATTGTACTCTGGAAAAAACCTTCTTTGGTCTATTCTTGGTTTTTGTTTGACAGGTGTTTCACTTCCCCTTCTAGGTGTTATTGCTATTTCAACATCTGGAGCAGAAGATGTTAATGAATTGGCTAGACCTATCTCTAAAGGTTATGCCTTAGCTTATTCAGCTGTACTTTATTTATCAATTGGACCTTTTTTTGCTATCCCAAGAACAGGAGCTACTTCTTATGCTGTAGGAATTGCCCCGATTTTAGGGAACCATTTTGAAATTAAAGCTCTTTATGCCATTTTATTTTTTGGACTTTCTTATTTTCTTGCCATTCGTCCAAGTAAATTAGCTGAAAATATTGGAAAATTTTTAACACCGACCTTACTTTTAGTTATTGGTCTTCTCATTATTGTATCTTATATTCATCCCGCTGGAGACCTTGGTAGTGCATATAATTCAGGAGAAGGTATTAACAACGCTTTTAAAGATTTTCCATTTATGGCTGGTCTGATACAGGGTTATGGAACCATGGATGCCCTTGGTTCACTGGTCTTTTCAATTCTTGTTATAGAAGCCACAAAGCAATTTGGTGCCACTACTAAAAAAGAAATCAACAAGACAACCTTGATTTCTGGACTCATTGCAATTCTCTTACTTGCTTTTGTTTACATCTTTATTGGTCGTATTGGAGCAACGTCGCAAAGCCTCTTTACCTTTTCTAATGGACTATTCACATGGAATAATGATCCTGTTAACGGTGGGCAATTGCTTAGTCACGCTTCTTATTTCTATCTTGGCCGACTTGGCCAAACCTGCTTAGCTATCGTTATCTTTTTAGCTTGCCTCACAACCTCTACTGGTTTAATTACTGCCAGTGCTGACTTTTTCCACAAACTCATACCAAAAGTATCCCATATTATGTGGGCTAGTATGTTTACATTAGTTTCTGCATTTTTCTACTTTGGCGGACTTGATGTTATCATCAAATGGTCAGCACCAGTACTTTTTCTTCTTTACCCTCTAACGATTGCACTTATTGCACTTGTTTTAGGACAAAAATGCTACAACAATCATCACTCCGTTTATAAATCAACTATTATCTTAACTGCCATCCCAGCAGTTTATGATGCTTTATCAACCTTATCAATGATGACCAAATTATTTGTTCTACCACATTTCCTTGACCATTTCTTTAAAGATTTGGTTCCTCTAGGGCAGTTTTCACTAGGCTGGATTAGCTTCGCTATCATGGGATTTCTGATAGGACTCATACGTCTTAAACTAAAAAAATAA
- a CDS encoding M20/M25/M40 family metallo-hydrolase, with protein sequence MTKESNNRLLLDSYWNNSIVQSNLRKLQELIAQPSIFAQDIGLKEAATYLKSIFEAAGAQVILDETYKAPFLLASFNSHKASAKTIIFYNHYDTVPADSDQLWTSDPFSLTIRDDFMYARGVDDDKGHIIARLSAVENYLATYGELPVNIIFIMEGAEESASVDLEHYLESYKDKLDKADLLIWEQGIRNEKNQLELTGGNKGIVTFDIEVDSATSDIHSKYGGVIESATWYLIEALSSLREKDGSIAIKALYDHCVQPNQRELELIESYALENEVLLEKLYGLQLPMLQSDRKSFLKRYYFEPSLTIQGLQSGYLGQGVKTIIPSKASAKMEIRLVPGLKPKEVFEAVKEYLYQQGFNALKITYTLGEESYRSDLTSSEIEHLIAVLKKHYDKGLSLLPTSAGTGPMHTVFQALEVPMVSFGLGNNDSRDHAGDENVSIDDYCTHIHLIEELIKSYE encoded by the coding sequence ATGACCAAAGAAAGTAATAATAGACTGCTGCTGGATAGCTATTGGAATAATAGTATTGTTCAATCTAATCTTCGAAAATTACAGGAATTAATTGCACAACCTTCTATTTTTGCACAAGACATTGGCTTGAAAGAAGCAGCAACCTATTTAAAAAGTATTTTTGAAGCAGCAGGTGCGCAAGTTATTCTTGATGAGACTTACAAGGCTCCCTTTTTACTTGCTAGTTTTAATAGTCATAAGGCATCGGCCAAAACAATTATTTTTTACAATCATTATGATACAGTTCCAGCAGACAGTGATCAGCTATGGACTAGTGACCCTTTTTCATTAACTATTAGAGACGATTTTATGTATGCGCGTGGTGTTGATGATGATAAAGGTCATATTATTGCAAGATTAAGTGCTGTCGAAAACTATTTGGCTACTTATGGAGAGTTACCGGTTAATATTATTTTTATCATGGAAGGAGCAGAAGAATCTGCTTCTGTTGACTTAGAGCATTACTTAGAAAGCTACAAAGACAAATTAGATAAGGCAGATCTTTTGATTTGGGAACAAGGGATTCGCAACGAAAAAAATCAACTGGAATTAACTGGGGGCAATAAAGGAATAGTCACCTTTGACATTGAAGTTGATAGTGCAACTAGTGATATTCATTCAAAGTATGGCGGTGTTATTGAATCTGCTACTTGGTATTTAATAGAGGCTTTAAGTAGCCTTCGAGAAAAAGATGGCTCAATTGCTATAAAAGCCCTATATGATCACTGTGTTCAACCCAATCAAAGGGAGTTAGAGTTGATTGAAAGCTATGCTTTAGAAAATGAAGTGCTCTTAGAAAAGCTTTACGGCTTACAGCTGCCTATGTTACAATCAGACAGGAAATCCTTTTTGAAAAGGTACTATTTTGAACCGTCACTAACCATTCAGGGGCTTCAATCAGGGTATTTGGGACAAGGTGTCAAGACAATTATTCCCAGTAAGGCATCAGCAAAAATGGAAATAAGATTGGTTCCAGGTTTAAAACCTAAAGAGGTCTTTGAAGCTGTTAAAGAGTATTTATATCAACAGGGCTTTAATGCTTTAAAAATCACTTACACCTTGGGAGAAGAGAGCTATCGTAGTGACCTTACTTCATCGGAAATAGAGCATTTGATTGCAGTGTTAAAAAAGCATTATGATAAGGGATTAAGTTTGTTACCAACCTCAGCAGGGACAGGTCCAATGCACACGGTTTTTCAGGCTTTAGAAGTTCCAATGGTTTCCTTTGGTTTAGGCAATAACGATAGTCGCGATCATGCAGGCGATGAGAATGTGTCAATTGATGATTATTGCACACATATACACTTGATAGAGGAGTTAATTAAAAGTTATGAGTAG
- a CDS encoding methionine ABC transporter ATP-binding protein, with protein MSRAIIQLDHIDITFQQKKKEIQAVRDVTVHINQGDIYGIVGYSGAGKSTLVRVINLLQVPTAGKITIDGDVTFADRRTQLSAKELRHKRHDIGMIFQHFNLMSQKTARENVAFALRHSTLSKDAIAQKVADLLDLVGLSDRADNYPSQLSGGQKQRVAIARALANDPKILISDEATSALDPKTTKQILALLQDLNRKLGLTIVMITHEMQIVKDICNRVAVMQNGQLIEEGSVLSIFTNPKEALTQEFISTATGIDEAMEKINQQEVVINLPQNAVLALLKYAGASTDEPMINHIYSQFDVTANILYGNIEILEDTPVGEMVVVLEGQANNVEAAQVSLEQAGVHVAILKKGE; from the coding sequence ATGAGTAGAGCCATTATTCAATTAGATCACATTGATATCACTTTTCAACAAAAAAAGAAAGAGATTCAGGCTGTGCGTGATGTGACTGTCCACATTAATCAAGGAGATATCTATGGTATCGTTGGTTATTCTGGTGCAGGAAAGTCAACCTTAGTCAGAGTTATAAATTTGTTACAAGTGCCAACGGCTGGTAAGATTACTATTGACGGTGATGTCACCTTTGCGGATAGAAGAACACAATTGTCAGCTAAAGAGTTGCGACATAAAAGACATGACATTGGCATGATTTTTCAACATTTCAATTTGATGTCTCAAAAGACGGCACGTGAAAATGTGGCCTTTGCCTTGAGGCATTCAACCTTATCCAAAGATGCTATTGCTCAAAAAGTTGCTGATTTACTAGATTTAGTTGGTTTATCTGATCGAGCAGACAATTACCCATCGCAATTATCAGGGGGGCAAAAACAGCGGGTTGCTATTGCGCGTGCACTTGCTAATGACCCGAAAATTTTAATTTCAGATGAAGCAACATCGGCTCTGGATCCTAAAACAACCAAACAAATTTTAGCTTTATTACAAGATTTAAATCGTAAATTAGGACTAACAATTGTTATGATAACCCATGAAATGCAGATTGTAAAAGATATTTGTAATCGTGTTGCAGTCATGCAAAATGGCCAATTAATTGAGGAAGGGTCTGTTCTGAGTATTTTTACAAACCCTAAAGAGGCTTTAACACAAGAATTTATTTCCACAGCTACCGGAATTGATGAAGCTATGGAAAAAATTAATCAACAAGAAGTTGTTATCAATCTCCCCCAAAATGCTGTCTTAGCTCTCTTAAAATATGCGGGAGCTTCAACAGATGAACCTATGATTAATCATATCTATAGTCAATTTGATGTAACTGCAAATATTCTCTATGGTAATATTGAAATCTTAGAAGATACACCGGTCGGTGAAATGGTTGTTGTCCTTGAAGGACAAGCAAATAATGTTGAAGCAGCGCAAGTGAGTTTAGAACAAGCAGGCGTCCATGTGGCGATTTTAAAGAAGGGAGAATAG
- the rsmG gene encoding 16S rRNA (guanine(527)-N(7))-methyltransferase RsmG, whose product MTPQEFYHTLEEAGFPLSPKQKEQFKTYFHFLVEWNEKVNLTAITEENDVYLKHFYDSIAPILQGYIPNDKVKLLDIGAGAGFPSIPMKIIFPELNITIIDSLNKRIHFLNQLAQKLELTDVHFYHGRAEDFGQDKTFRSQFDFVTARAVARMQVLSELTIPFLRIGGKLLALKAQAVDQELTDAKKALAILFSQVIENQHYCLPNGDSRYITIVEKKKETPNKYPRKAGLPNKKPLS is encoded by the coding sequence ATGACACCCCAAGAATTTTATCACACTTTAGAAGAAGCTGGTTTCCCGTTATCTCCTAAGCAAAAAGAACAATTTAAGACTTATTTTCATTTTTTAGTGGAATGGAACGAGAAAGTCAACCTAACAGCAATCACCGAAGAAAATGATGTTTACCTCAAACATTTTTATGACTCTATTGCGCCCATTTTACAAGGTTATATCCCAAATGATAAGGTCAAACTGCTTGATATTGGTGCTGGTGCTGGTTTTCCTAGCATTCCAATGAAAATTATTTTCCCAGAACTCAATATCACCATCATTGATTCCTTAAATAAACGCATTCACTTCTTAAATCAGTTAGCCCAAAAGCTAGAGCTAACAGATGTTCATTTCTATCATGGCAGAGCTGAAGATTTTGGTCAGGATAAAACTTTTCGTTCACAATTTGACTTTGTTACTGCCAGAGCTGTCGCCCGGATGCAAGTTTTATCTGAACTTACTATTCCTTTCTTAAGAATTGGCGGCAAACTACTTGCTCTTAAAGCACAAGCTGTAGATCAAGAATTAACAGATGCCAAAAAGGCATTAGCTATCCTTTTCTCACAGGTCATTGAAAATCAACACTATTGTCTTCCAAATGGTGATTCTCGCTATATCACCATTGTTGAAAAGAAAAAAGAAACCCCTAATAAATACCCGCGCAAAGCTGGTTTACCAAATAAAAAACCCTTATCATAA
- a CDS encoding LemA family protein, which translates to MPTFLILLIVIGLVVVWLIATYNGFVKSRMHTKEAWSQIDVQLKRRNDLIPNLIETVKGYASYEEKTFEKIAELRSQVARATTPAATMEASNELSKQVASIIAVAENYPELKANQNFLKLQDELTNTENKISYSRQLFNTTTANYNAKLEMFPGNIVGKLFGFKASEFLQTPEEEKAVPKVEFNF; encoded by the coding sequence ATGCCAACATTTTTAATTTTACTTATTGTTATTGGACTTGTAGTAGTCTGGTTGATTGCAACTTATAATGGTTTTGTCAAAAGCCGTATGCATACCAAGGAAGCTTGGAGTCAAATTGATGTGCAACTAAAACGTCGTAATGACCTTATTCCTAACCTGATTGAAACGGTAAAAGGTTATGCCAGTTACGAAGAAAAAACATTTGAGAAGATTGCAGAATTACGCTCACAAGTTGCTCGTGCAACAACACCGGCAGCAACAATGGAAGCGTCAAATGAATTAAGCAAGCAAGTGGCTAGTATTATTGCTGTCGCTGAAAATTATCCGGAATTAAAAGCCAATCAAAATTTCTTGAAATTGCAAGATGAATTGACGAATACTGAAAATAAAATTTCGTATTCTCGCCAACTATTCAATACCACAACTGCTAATTATAATGCTAAATTGGAAATGTTCCCAGGTAATATTGTTGGTAAACTATTTGGTTTTAAGGCTAGTGAATTTTTACAAACACCTGAGGAAGAAAAAGCAGTTCCTAAAGTGGAATTTAATTTTTAA
- a CDS encoding methionine ABC transporter permease encodes MEVIQKYLPNVYELGWSGDAGWGLAIWNTIYMTILPFIIGGAIGLFLGLMLVLMGPGGVIENKQVSWVLDKVTSIFRAIPFVILIAILASFTFLIMGTTLGATAALVPLTFATFPFFARQVQVVFSELDKGVIEAAQASGATFMDIVKVYLSEGLPDLIRVSTVTLISLVGETAMAGAIGAGGLGNVAISYGYNRFNNDVTWVATLLILLLIFAIQFLGDRLTLKFSHK; translated from the coding sequence GTGGAAGTGATACAAAAATATTTACCAAACGTTTATGAATTGGGTTGGTCTGGAGATGCTGGTTGGGGATTAGCTATCTGGAATACTATCTATATGACTATTTTGCCTTTTATTATTGGTGGGGCAATCGGCTTGTTTTTAGGACTGATGTTGGTTTTAATGGGACCAGGAGGTGTCATTGAGAATAAACAGGTATCTTGGGTTTTAGATAAAGTAACATCAATTTTCCGCGCGATACCTTTTGTTATTTTAATTGCGATTTTAGCAAGTTTTACCTTCCTGATTATGGGAACAACACTAGGGGCAACTGCTGCTTTAGTCCCTTTGACCTTTGCGACGTTTCCATTTTTTGCACGTCAAGTACAAGTGGTTTTCTCAGAATTAGATAAAGGGGTCATCGAAGCTGCCCAAGCTTCAGGAGCAACTTTTATGGATATTGTTAAGGTTTACTTGAGTGAAGGCTTACCAGATTTAATTCGTGTGTCTACAGTTACTTTGATTTCTTTGGTTGGGGAAACAGCAATGGCAGGAGCTATTGGGGCAGGAGGTTTAGGAAACGTTGCAATTTCTTACGGCTATAATCGTTTTAATAACGATGTGACGTGGGTAGCAACATTATTAATTCTGCTATTAATCTTTGCCATTCAGTTTTTAGGAGATAGGTTGACACTTAAGTTCAGTCACAAATAA